In Primulina eburnea isolate SZY01 chromosome 14, ASM2296580v1, whole genome shotgun sequence, the following proteins share a genomic window:
- the LOC140811747 gene encoding UDP-arabinose 4-epimerase 1-like isoform X3: protein MAAHGVQTLIYSSTCATYGEPEQMPITEDTAQAPINPYGKAKKMTEDIILDFHKNSDKAVMILRYFNVIGSDPEGRLGEAPRPELREHGRISGACFDAARGIIPGLKVRGTDYKTPDGTCIRDYIDVTDLVDAHVKALERAEPGKVGIYNVGTGKGRSVKEFVEACKKATGVPMRVDYLPRRSGDYAEVYSDPAKIKNELNWTAKFTNLQESLQTAWRWQKAHLNGYGTTPQVMSA from the exons ATGGCAGCTCATGGAGTTCAGACTTTGATTTATTCTAGTACATGTGCAACTTATGGGGAGCCTGAACAGATGCCCATTACAGAAGACACTGCACAG GCTCCAATAAATCCTTATGGAAAAGCCAAGAAGATGACAGAAGATATAATTCTGGATTTTCATAAAAACTCAGATAAGGCAGTAATGATTTTAAG ATACTTCAATGTGATTGGCTCTGATCCCGAGGGAAGACTTGGAGAAGCTCCCAGGCCAGAACTTCGTGAGCATGGGCGGATATCTGGTGCTTGCTTCGATGCTGCTCGTGGCATCATCCCTGGTCTCAAG GTTAGAGGAACAGATTACAAAACTCCAGATGGCACGTGCATACGCGATTATATTGATGTTACTGATCTGGTTGATGCTCATGTCAAAGCTCTGGAGAGGGCAGAGCCCGGTAAAGTTGGCATCTACAATGTTGGTACAGGAAAAG GAAGATCAGTAAAGGAGTTCGTGGAGGCTTGTAAGAAGGCAACTGGGGTGCCTATGAGAGTAGATTACCTTCCACGTAGGTCTGGTGATTATGCAGAAGTATATAGTGATCCAGCCAAGATCAAGAACGAATTAAACTGGACTGCAAAGTTCACTAATCTTCAAGAAAGTTTGCAAACTGCGTGGAGATGGCAGAAGGCACATCTTAATGGTTATGGAACCACCCCTCAAGTCATGTCTGCGTGA
- the LOC140811747 gene encoding UDP-arabinose 4-epimerase 1-like isoform X1: protein MLSFARIRTQQRSNRSLSLGAGMDYTDPKKKSNILGKILMAAILTALCILMLKQSPNFNTPSEFSSHEPGVTHVLVTGGAGYIGSHAALRLLKDSYRVTIVDNLSRGNLGAIKVLQQLFPGPGRLQFIHADLGDAKMVHNIFSENAFDAVMHFAAVAYVGESTLDPLKYYHNITSNTLLVLEAMAAHGVQTLIYSSTCATYGEPEQMPITEDTAQAPINPYGKAKKMTEDIILDFHKNSDKAVMILRYFNVIGSDPEGRLGEAPRPELREHGRISGACFDAARGIIPGLKVRGTDYKTPDGTCIRDYIDVTDLVDAHVKALERAEPGKVGIYNVGTGKGRSVKEFVEACKKATGVPMRVDYLPRRSGDYAEVYSDPAKIKNELNWTAKFTNLQESLQTAWRWQKAHLNGYGTTPQVMSA, encoded by the exons ATGCTGAGTTTTGCACGGATAAGAACTCAGCAGAGGTCTAACAGATCTCTGTCTTTAGGAG CAGGCATGGATTACACTGACCCAAAGAAGAAGAGTAATATTTTAGGAAAAATTTTGATGGCTGCTATTCTTACAGCATTGTGTATTCTTATGCTGAAGCAATCCCCAAATTTTAACACCCCCAGTGAA TTCTCAAGCCATGAACCGGGGGTGACTCATGTCTTAGTTACTGGAGGTGCCGGTTACATCGGATCACATGCTGCGTTACGACTTCTCAAGGACTCATACCGGGTGACTATAGTG gATAATCTCTCAAGGGGAAACCTTGGGGCCATAAAGGTCCTACAACAACTATTTCCTGGACCTGGAAGACTTCAGTTTATACATGCTGACCTCGGGGATGCAAAAATG GTGCACAACATTTTCTCGGAAAATGCTTTTGATGCAGTGATGCATTTTGCAGCTGTAGCGTATGTTGGGGAGAGTACTCTCGATCCCCTCAA GTATTATCACAACATCACATCCAATACGCTTCTTGTGTTAGAAGCAATGGCAGCTCATGGAGTTCAGACTTTGATTTATTCTAGTACATGTGCAACTTATGGGGAGCCTGAACAGATGCCCATTACAGAAGACACTGCACAG GCTCCAATAAATCCTTATGGAAAAGCCAAGAAGATGACAGAAGATATAATTCTGGATTTTCATAAAAACTCAGATAAGGCAGTAATGATTTTAAG ATACTTCAATGTGATTGGCTCTGATCCCGAGGGAAGACTTGGAGAAGCTCCCAGGCCAGAACTTCGTGAGCATGGGCGGATATCTGGTGCTTGCTTCGATGCTGCTCGTGGCATCATCCCTGGTCTCAAG GTTAGAGGAACAGATTACAAAACTCCAGATGGCACGTGCATACGCGATTATATTGATGTTACTGATCTGGTTGATGCTCATGTCAAAGCTCTGGAGAGGGCAGAGCCCGGTAAAGTTGGCATCTACAATGTTGGTACAGGAAAAG GAAGATCAGTAAAGGAGTTCGTGGAGGCTTGTAAGAAGGCAACTGGGGTGCCTATGAGAGTAGATTACCTTCCACGTAGGTCTGGTGATTATGCAGAAGTATATAGTGATCCAGCCAAGATCAAGAACGAATTAAACTGGACTGCAAAGTTCACTAATCTTCAAGAAAGTTTGCAAACTGCGTGGAGATGGCAGAAGGCACATCTTAATGGTTATGGAACCACCCCTCAAGTCATGTCTGCGTGA
- the LOC140811747 gene encoding UDP-arabinose 4-epimerase 1-like isoform X2, whose protein sequence is MLSFARIRTQQRSNRSLSLGGMDYTDPKKKSNILGKILMAAILTALCILMLKQSPNFNTPSEFSSHEPGVTHVLVTGGAGYIGSHAALRLLKDSYRVTIVDNLSRGNLGAIKVLQQLFPGPGRLQFIHADLGDAKMVHNIFSENAFDAVMHFAAVAYVGESTLDPLKYYHNITSNTLLVLEAMAAHGVQTLIYSSTCATYGEPEQMPITEDTAQAPINPYGKAKKMTEDIILDFHKNSDKAVMILRYFNVIGSDPEGRLGEAPRPELREHGRISGACFDAARGIIPGLKVRGTDYKTPDGTCIRDYIDVTDLVDAHVKALERAEPGKVGIYNVGTGKGRSVKEFVEACKKATGVPMRVDYLPRRSGDYAEVYSDPAKIKNELNWTAKFTNLQESLQTAWRWQKAHLNGYGTTPQVMSA, encoded by the exons ATGCTGAGTTTTGCACGGATAAGAACTCAGCAGAGGTCTAACAGATCTCTGTCTTTAGGAG GCATGGATTACACTGACCCAAAGAAGAAGAGTAATATTTTAGGAAAAATTTTGATGGCTGCTATTCTTACAGCATTGTGTATTCTTATGCTGAAGCAATCCCCAAATTTTAACACCCCCAGTGAA TTCTCAAGCCATGAACCGGGGGTGACTCATGTCTTAGTTACTGGAGGTGCCGGTTACATCGGATCACATGCTGCGTTACGACTTCTCAAGGACTCATACCGGGTGACTATAGTG gATAATCTCTCAAGGGGAAACCTTGGGGCCATAAAGGTCCTACAACAACTATTTCCTGGACCTGGAAGACTTCAGTTTATACATGCTGACCTCGGGGATGCAAAAATG GTGCACAACATTTTCTCGGAAAATGCTTTTGATGCAGTGATGCATTTTGCAGCTGTAGCGTATGTTGGGGAGAGTACTCTCGATCCCCTCAA GTATTATCACAACATCACATCCAATACGCTTCTTGTGTTAGAAGCAATGGCAGCTCATGGAGTTCAGACTTTGATTTATTCTAGTACATGTGCAACTTATGGGGAGCCTGAACAGATGCCCATTACAGAAGACACTGCACAG GCTCCAATAAATCCTTATGGAAAAGCCAAGAAGATGACAGAAGATATAATTCTGGATTTTCATAAAAACTCAGATAAGGCAGTAATGATTTTAAG ATACTTCAATGTGATTGGCTCTGATCCCGAGGGAAGACTTGGAGAAGCTCCCAGGCCAGAACTTCGTGAGCATGGGCGGATATCTGGTGCTTGCTTCGATGCTGCTCGTGGCATCATCCCTGGTCTCAAG GTTAGAGGAACAGATTACAAAACTCCAGATGGCACGTGCATACGCGATTATATTGATGTTACTGATCTGGTTGATGCTCATGTCAAAGCTCTGGAGAGGGCAGAGCCCGGTAAAGTTGGCATCTACAATGTTGGTACAGGAAAAG GAAGATCAGTAAAGGAGTTCGTGGAGGCTTGTAAGAAGGCAACTGGGGTGCCTATGAGAGTAGATTACCTTCCACGTAGGTCTGGTGATTATGCAGAAGTATATAGTGATCCAGCCAAGATCAAGAACGAATTAAACTGGACTGCAAAGTTCACTAATCTTCAAGAAAGTTTGCAAACTGCGTGGAGATGGCAGAAGGCACATCTTAATGGTTATGGAACCACCCCTCAAGTCATGTCTGCGTGA